From one Octopus bimaculoides isolate UCB-OBI-ISO-001 chromosome 1, ASM119413v2, whole genome shotgun sequence genomic stretch:
- the LOC106874204 gene encoding ribosome biogenesis protein C1orf109 isoform X1 produces the protein MPNIVQVQKTEVLKCKLRHAFLAVQHCASVWQECARQQEVQLKELFNLCEQYQCCYEANVESLELPASLNEVKSKLLYVIVEKIEQKLCAVQATICEFQKSYDKVNQARINAFEQKPDMVYLTESRAMSPTLATMLEWLDDTERQVFVQLHLKKYLLDEMKYGDVSILQQLLKSWLLDDTKVINKIQERLLYLEDFMNEP, from the exons ATGCCAAACATTGTCCAAGTTCAAAAAACCGAAGTCTTGAAATGCAAGCTTCGTCATGCATTTCTTGCAGTACAACATTGTGCATCTGTGTGGCAGGAATGTGCTCGTCAGCAAGAAGTGCAACTTAAGGAACTTTTTAACTTATGTGAACAATACCAGTGTTGTTATGAAGCAAATGTGGAATCTTTAGAGCTCCCTGCTAGTCTGAATGAAGTAAAATCCAAGTTACTTTATGTGATTGTGGAGAAGATAGAACAAAAACTGTGTGCAGTTCAAGCCACAAT ATGTGAATTTCAAAAATCTTATGATAAAGTGAATCAAGCAAGAATCAATGCTTTTGAACAAAAACCCGACATGGTTTATTTGACTGAGAGCAGAGCTATGTCCCCAACTCTGGCTACCATGTTGGAATGGTTAGATGATACAGAAAGACAGGTTTTTGTACA GCTACACCTCAAGAAATATTTActtgatgaaatgaaatatggtgaTGTGTCAATCCTGCAGCAACTTCTCAAATCCTGGTTACTTGATGACACTAAAGTCATCAATAAAATCCAAG aaaGACTTCTTTACTTGGAGGATTTCATGAACGAACCGTAA
- the LOC106874204 gene encoding ribosome biogenesis protein C1orf109 isoform X2, whose translation MPNIVQVQKTEVLKCKLRHAFLAVQHCASVWQECARQQEVQLKELFNLCEQYQCCYEANVESLELPASLNEVKSKLLYVIVEKIEQKLCAVQATICEFQKSYDKVNQARINAFEQKPDMVYLTESRAMSPTLATMLEWLDDTERQKDFFTWRIS comes from the exons ATGCCAAACATTGTCCAAGTTCAAAAAACCGAAGTCTTGAAATGCAAGCTTCGTCATGCATTTCTTGCAGTACAACATTGTGCATCTGTGTGGCAGGAATGTGCTCGTCAGCAAGAAGTGCAACTTAAGGAACTTTTTAACTTATGTGAACAATACCAGTGTTGTTATGAAGCAAATGTGGAATCTTTAGAGCTCCCTGCTAGTCTGAATGAAGTAAAATCCAAGTTACTTTATGTGATTGTGGAGAAGATAGAACAAAAACTGTGTGCAGTTCAAGCCACAAT ATGTGAATTTCAAAAATCTTATGATAAAGTGAATCAAGCAAGAATCAATGCTTTTGAACAAAAACCCGACATGGTTTATTTGACTGAGAGCAGAGCTATGTCCCCAACTCTGGCTACCATGTTGGAATGGTTAGATGATACAGAAAGACAG aaaGACTTCTTTACTTGGAGGATTTCATGA